In Melanotaenia boesemani isolate fMelBoe1 chromosome 18, fMelBoe1.pri, whole genome shotgun sequence, the following proteins share a genomic window:
- the cbln2b gene encoding cerebellin-2b, which yields MVPARCIAPCATLALALLLGCGVVLCLGQNDTEPIVLEGKCLVVCDSNPSSDGAVTSSLGISVRSAGAKVAFSAVRGTNHEPSEMSNTSMTIYFDQVLVNIGNHFDLKASVFQAPRRGIYSFSFHVVKVYNRQTIQVNLMQNDYPVISAFAGDQDVTREAASNGVLLMVEREDRVYLKLERGTLMGGWKYSTFSGFLVFPL from the exons ATGGTGCCAGCGCGCTGCATTGCACCGTGTGCCACCCTGGCACTGGCTCTCCTCTTGGGATGCGGCGTGGTTCTCTGCCTCGGCCAGAATGATACGGAGCCCATCGTACTGGAAGGGAAGTGTCTAGTGGTGTGCGACTCGAACCCTTCTTCGGACGGAGCGGTGACTTCCTCTCTTGGCATATCAGTCCGTTCCGCTGGGGCAAAGGTGGCTTTTTCCGCCGTGCGTGGGACCAATCATGAGCCGTCAGAGATGAGCAACACGTCCATGACCATCTATTTTGACCAG GTTCTAGTGAATATCGGCAACCATTTCGATCTCAAAGCAAGTGTTTTCCAGGCTCCAAGGAGGGGGATCTATAGTTTCAGCTTTCATGTGGTGAAGGTCTACAACAGACAAACCATACAG GTTAACCTGATGCAGAATGATTATCCAGTTATATCAGCATTTGCCGGTGACCAGGACGTTACAAGAGAGGCGGCCAGCAACGGAGTACTGCTGATGGTAGAACGGGAGGACCGGGTCTATTTGAAGCTGGAACGGGGCACCCTTATGGGCGGATGGAAATACTCCACCTTCTCAGGCTTTTTAGTCTTTCCTCTATAA